TCGCAACGTCCGTCCACCGCCGCGCACACCTCCGCCAACGCGTCGATGCTTGCTATGGCCCCGTCCATCTGCCGTCCGCCGTGGTTGGAGACGACGATGCCGTCCACCCCCGACTCGGCCGCCCGGACCGCGTCCGTCGGATCGAGCACGCCCTTGACCACCAGCGGCAGCCGGGTGCGGCGCCGAAGCTCCTCCACATCCGCCCAGCTGAGGGACGGCGCGAAGGACGCGGCGGTGTGGCGGGCGACCGCGGACTCGCCCGCGGCCGCCTGATGCGCCGCCGATTCCGCGCCCGCCGGAAAATGCGCCGCCACGACGTCGTCCGGCAGTACGAAGCCATTGCGCAGGTCACGCGTGCGACGGGCCATCCATGGCACGTCGACCGTGAGCATCACGGCGCTGCACCCGGCGTCTTCGGCTCGGCGCACCAGGTCGAACGACCGTTCGCGGTCGCGCAGCCAGTAGAGCTGAAACCATGTCGTGGCTCCGACGGCGGCGATCTCCTCCACCGTGTAGCTGCTCAGTGTGCCGACGGTGAAGGGGATTTTGGCCTCGGCCGCCGCGCGCGCCGCGGCGAGCTCACCCTCCGGGTGTACCAGCCTCTGGTAGCCGATCGGCGCGGTTGCCACAGGCATCGCGCAGTGGCGACCCAGCAGGGTGGTCGCAGATGCGCAGTCCGATACGTCACGCAGGACTCTCGGCACGATCCGCAGCCGGTCGAACGCGGCCCGGTTGGCCGCGAGAGTAAGTTCCGCACCGCTGCCGCCCGCCACGAAGTCGCGTACGGCGGCGGGCAGCACCGCGTCCGCCGCCCGTTCGAAGTCGGCCAGGGCGAAGAAGTCGCTGGCCGTGAACGTGTCCGCGGCCGCCGTCATCGAACGGAGGCGTTCTGCTGAAGCCGTTCCAACTCCACTGCTTCGTATAGAGCCTTGATGTTGGAGGATCCGAACGTCTCGGCGCCCAGCCGCTCGATCACTTCGAAGAAGAGGGTGCGTCGGGGGTGCGTCGACCGGGTGAATATCTGGAACAGCTGCCCGCCGTGGTCCTCATCGACGAGCAGGTTCCACTCGCGCAACGACTCCAACCCATGCCGCATCAACTCCACGCGCTGAGCCAGGAGTTGGTAGTACGTGCCGGGAGTCTTCAAGAAGTCCACACCGGCGCGGTTCAGAGCCCGGACCGAACCGACGGCGTCGTGGCTGGAGAACGCGATGTGCTGGACTCCCGCACCGCCGTGGTTCTTCAGGAATTCGTCGATCTGCCCCGGATCGGCCTCCGGATCCGGCTGGATTATCGTGAAGGTGATGTCACCCTTGCAGCTCTGGACCACCTTCGACAGCATGGCCTGCGAGCCGACGACGATCCGCTCCTCGAATATCTCCTTGAACCCGAGTGTCTCCTGGTAACAC
This genomic interval from Streptomyces sp. NBC_00464 contains the following:
- a CDS encoding alpha-hydroxy acid oxidase codes for the protein MTAAADTFTASDFFALADFERAADAVLPAAVRDFVAGGSGAELTLAANRAAFDRLRIVPRVLRDVSDCASATTLLGRHCAMPVATAPIGYQRLVHPEGELAAARAAAEAKIPFTVGTLSSYTVEEIAAVGATTWFQLYWLRDRERSFDLVRRAEDAGCSAVMLTVDVPWMARRTRDLRNGFVLPDDVVAAHFPAGAESAAHQAAAGESAVARHTAASFAPSLSWADVEELRRRTRLPLVVKGVLDPTDAVRAAESGVDGIVVSNHGGRQMDGAIASIDALAEVCAAVDGRCEVLLDSGVRSGLDVLKALALGASGVLLGRPLLWGLAAGGGEGARRVLDLLAAELRDALGLAGCSGPGSASTLRVGRDARGADRTGSAHAHTTYTYKTSHEGTVPG